The following DNA comes from Ornithobacterium rhinotracheale DSM 15997.
AGGCATACTCACGGTGTGTTCTACTGGGATAAAGATTGCCGCCAAAGTAAAGGCAATACCTAAAGCAGATACAAAAGTAAGCATAGTTTTACTTGAAACGCTACCACCTACAGCAGCTCCGATTAAACGACCTACTAACATTAAGAACCAGTAAGTACCTACTACAGATCCTGCAACAGTAGCTGTGTATAATAATTCACCTTCGCTGTTGGTTAAGCTAGTCATGTATGGGTTGATGAAGTTTTGGATACCCACCTCGATACCTACATATAAGAAGATAGCAACAGCTCCTAAAGTAAAGTGACGGAATGAGAAAGGGCTGTGAGGTGCTTTCTCATTATTTTTAGTTACAGCTAAGCTTGGCTCTGGAATGTTTACAAAGAATAATACCAAGAATGCAGCAGCAAAAATACCCATTGCTAAAAATAACGCAGGATAAGCATTAGTTAAGTTTGCTTTTTCAACATTGCTACCGATAAAGTAACCTACCAAGATAGGAACGATGGTTGCCATCAAAGAGTTGAATGATCCACCCACTTGGATTAATTGGTTTCCTTTGTTTCCGCCACCACCTAATTTGTTAAGCATTGGGTTTACCACGGTATTAAGCATACACATAGAGAAACCTGCAACGAATGCACCAAGCAAATAAACTTCAAAACTTCCAAATTCACCAGACAAGAATTGGATTCCAGTACCTAAGAAACCTACTGCAATAGCGATAAGGGCAGTTTTTTTATAACCAATTTTTTGAAGTAACATACCCGCAGGATACCCCATAAAGGCATAAGCAATAAAGTTTGCAAAATACCCCAAGGTAGCCATAAAGTTTGAAGCTCCAAATTGATTTTTTACGATGACACCCATTGGGTTTGCTAAACCTGTAACGAATGAAATCATACCAAATAGCGCAATCATCATGATGATTGGCAACAAATAATTTTGTTTTTTCGTACTCATATGTTTTATGTTTTTATTAATTTTTTATTCCGAATTTAAAGACAGTAACTTGTTCATACTCATCTCCTGGAAGCAAAGTAGCTGATGGGAAATGAGAATTGTTTGGCGTATCTGGGAAAACCTGTGCTTCAAAACACAATCCGCTACGCTCTGGGAAAGTAGCACCATGAGCTCCTTCAAAGCCCCCTAGCCAATTTCCTGTGTAGAGCTGAACACCAGGCTCCGTAGTCAATACCTCTAGCGTTCTGCCCGATTTAGGATCTTCGCAAAGTGCGGCGAAAGTTAATTCACCCGCTTCCGCTTTGTTCAAAACATAGCAGTGGTCGTAGCCTTTCCCGATTTTTAATTGCTCAAAATCTGAGTTAATTCTTTCTCCCACGCTGTGAGGTTCGGTAAAATCCATTGGTGTGCCTTTTACTTTCAAAATCTCGCCCGTTGGGATAGAGTTTTCATCAATTGGCACAAAGAAATCCGCATTGATTTTCAAAACATGATCTTCAATACTAGGCGATGGATTCTGGATACCCGCCAAGTTAAAGAAAGCATGTTGTGTTAAGTTTACAGGCGTAGGCTTATCCGTTTCAGCGATGTATTCAATTACAAATTCGTTGTTATCAGTTAAGGAGTAAATCACTTCTACGCTTAATTCTCCAGGGAAACCTTCCTCGCCATCTTGAGAAATATAATTAAACTGAATCGTGCTCTCATCAAGTTGCTGAGCATCCCACACACGCGCATGGAAACCAGTTGGCCCACCATGTAGAGAGTTAGGTCCATTATTGATAGTTAGTTCAAAATCCTCTTCGTAAAGAGAAAACTTACCCTCTTTGATTCTATTGCCATATCGCCCAATAATAGTGCTTAAGAAAGGTTCTGGGCTGTTTACCACAGCATCGATGCTATCGTGTCCCAAAACCACATTGGCATAGTTTCCATCTTTGTCTGGAACCATGATAGAAAGGAGCGCACAGCCATAATTGGTCACGGCAACCTCCATTCCATTTTTATTTCTTAGGATAAATAAATCAGTTTCTTTGCCGTTGATTTCGGTCTGAAAATCAGAACGCTGCAAATTTGATTTATTTTCACTTGGGAAAAATTCGTTTTTCATCGTTATAAGTGTTAAAAAAATCTTATGCAAATAACGATTTATTTTTGAATTTTCAAAAAATAATTCAATGATTTTTGTGGTATTTTTAAGGGAAGTGTGCGAGCCTTAATATAAGTATATCTTTTTTGAAAAAGTAACTTGTTTTCATGATAAAATTCAGTTATTTATAAAAAATACCGAATTTTAGTATTTTGGGAAAAAATGAAAAATTGAAATTTAAGCTATTTTTTCAATGAAAATTTACACCGCCACTTCGCCTTTGATGTGTGGATGAGCCTTGTAATTTTTTAGGCTAAAGTCTTCATACTTAAATGAGAAAATATCTTTCACCTCAGGGTTGATTTCCATTTGTGGAAGCGGATACGGCTCGCGAGTGAGCTGCTTTTTCATTTGCTCAAAATGGTTGGAGTATATGTGCGCATCGCCCAAAGTGTGGACAAATTCGCCCGCTTCTAGTCCGCAAACTTGCGCCATCATTTTCAGTAAAAGTGCATACGAAGCAATATTGAATGGCACGCCTAAGAAAATATCGGCACTGCGCTGATACAATTGCAACGAAAGTTTGCCATTTGCCACATAAAACTGGAAAAGTGCGTGGCAAGGCATCAGAGCCATTTGGTCTAGTTCTCCCACATTCCAAGCCGAAACGATAATTCTTCTAGAATCTGGGTTGTTTTTAATCGTATCTACAGCCTCTTGAATCTGATCAATGGTCTTTTGATTAGGAGTAGTCCAGCTACGCCATTGCTTACCATACACAGGACCTAAATCTCCATTTTCATCTGCCCATTCGTTCCAGATTCTTACGCCGTGATCCGTTAAATATTTAATGTTGGTCTCGCCTTGCAAAAACCATAAAAGTTCGTAAATAATGGATTTTAGGTGTAATTTCTTGGTTGTGAGCAACGGAAAACCTTTAGATAAATCAAAACGCATTTGATGACCAAAAATACTTTTAGTTCCCGTTCCCGTGCGGTCTTCCTTAAAACTGCCGTTGTCTAAAACTTCTTTTACTAATTTTAGGTATTGTTGCATTTGGCAAATATATAAAAATGAATATTTCTTTACTGAATGGAAAGTATAAAAAAAGCGCTTTTCTTAAAAAAGCGCTTTAAATCTAAATGAAGTTCTTAATTATTTAGCAGCTTCTTCTGTAGCATTTTGAACAGCTTCAGCACCTTGAGCAGCAGCATCTTGAGCTCCTTCTACAGTAGCACCAGCAGCGTCTTGAGCAGCTTCAGAAACATTTTGAGCAGCATCTTTCACATCTTCTGCTACATTTTGTAAAGCTTCTTTAGCAGCGTTCAATTTAGCTTGAGCAGCAGAAACAGCAGCCTCGTCGTTAGCTTGTTTAGCAGCGTCTAATTCAGCTTGAGCAGCATCTAATTCAGCTTGAGCTTCGCTAACTGCTTGAGCAGTTTCTGGAGCTTCTTCTACAACTACTTCCTCAGTAGTTTCAGCAGGAGTAGTTTCTGGAGTTTGACTGTTTTTACATGAAACTGCAAATACTAATGTTGCAGCAGCTAATGATAATAATACCTTTTTCATTTTCTTTAGAATTTTAATTTTTCAGGGAACAAATGTAAAAAGGTTTTGTAATAAAACAAAAAATATTTTAAATTATTTTTCACGGATAAATGTATTTTTTTAACTTTGGAACTTACTTAAAAATATAAAATGGCTAAAATTCTTATTGTTGAGGACGAGCAAGCGATTCGCAATGTGCTGAAAAGTATTTTGGAAGACGAGGATTCTACTTTTAAAATAG
Coding sequences within:
- a CDS encoding MFS transporter, encoding MSTKKQNYLLPIIMMIALFGMISFVTGLANPMGVIVKNQFGASNFMATLGYFANFIAYAFMGYPAGMLLQKIGYKKTALIAIAVGFLGTGIQFLSGEFGSFEVYLLGAFVAGFSMCMLNTVVNPMLNKLGGGGNKGNQLIQVGGSFNSLMATIVPILVGYFIGSNVEKANLTNAYPALFLAMGIFAAAFLVLFFVNIPEPSLAVTKNNEKAPHSPFSFRHFTLGAVAIFLYVGIEVGIQNFINPYMTSLTNSEGELLYTATVAGSVVGTYWFLMLVGRLIGAAVGGSVSSKTMLTFVSALGIAFTLAAIFIPVEHTVSMPVFQSDISFGMVQIPTSIMFLVLCGLCTSVMWGGIFNLAVEGLGRYTEAASGFFMVMVCGGGIIPLIQGAVADSSGYIESYWVIVVCLAFLLYYALIGSKNVNTDIPVDIAPESLPVEE
- a CDS encoding aldose epimerase family protein; this translates as MKNEFFPSENKSNLQRSDFQTEINGKETDLFILRNKNGMEVAVTNYGCALLSIMVPDKDGNYANVVLGHDSIDAVVNSPEPFLSTIIGRYGNRIKEGKFSLYEEDFELTINNGPNSLHGGPTGFHARVWDAQQLDESTIQFNYISQDGEEGFPGELSVEVIYSLTDNNEFVIEYIAETDKPTPVNLTQHAFFNLAGIQNPSPSIEDHVLKINADFFVPIDENSIPTGEILKVKGTPMDFTEPHSVGERINSDFEQLKIGKGYDHCYVLNKAEAGELTFAALCEDPKSGRTLEVLTTEPGVQLYTGNWLGGFEGAHGATFPERSGLCFEAQVFPDTPNNSHFPSATLLPGDEYEQVTVFKFGIKN
- a CDS encoding thymidylate synthase, yielding MQQYLKLVKEVLDNGSFKEDRTGTGTKSIFGHQMRFDLSKGFPLLTTKKLHLKSIIYELLWFLQGETNIKYLTDHGVRIWNEWADENGDLGPVYGKQWRSWTTPNQKTIDQIQEAVDTIKNNPDSRRIIVSAWNVGELDQMALMPCHALFQFYVANGKLSLQLYQRSADIFLGVPFNIASYALLLKMMAQVCGLEAGEFVHTLGDAHIYSNHFEQMKKQLTREPYPLPQMEINPEVKDIFSFKYEDFSLKNYKAHPHIKGEVAV